A genomic stretch from Natronomonas gomsonensis includes:
- a CDS encoding PaaI family thioesterase, whose product MTDVEPHDVPEEAVAMLQQYLENEHEFLSWLGFTVNEFETGRMVGTIPFDDKLTNPTDPPTVQGGVASTLIDVVGGIALRPYLTDPLDDDIATINLNVNYLRPAAGDLTATAEVIRAGGSVGVSYIEVVSETPDGSEELIAVGQGAYRLFRS is encoded by the coding sequence ATGACAGACGTGGAACCACACGACGTGCCCGAGGAGGCCGTCGCGATGCTCCAGCAGTACCTCGAAAACGAACACGAGTTCCTCTCGTGGCTCGGGTTCACCGTCAACGAGTTCGAAACGGGCCGGATGGTGGGTACCATCCCCTTCGACGACAAACTCACCAATCCGACCGACCCGCCGACGGTGCAGGGCGGCGTCGCTTCGACGCTCATCGACGTGGTCGGCGGCATCGCGCTGCGGCCGTATCTCACCGACCCGCTGGACGACGACATCGCCACCATCAATCTCAACGTCAACTACCTCCGACCGGCGGCGGGCGATTTGACGGCGACGGCGGAGGTCATCCGCGCCGGAGGGTCCGTCGGCGTCTCCTACATCGAAGTCGTAAGCGAGACGCCCGACGGCTCGGAGGAA
- a CDS encoding lactate utilization protein, with translation MSQQKSDYIDDTAIESELDGTPDEGAIETTVESLEANGFDVVVVDTAEEALETLQSHIPSGVSVMNGHSTTLEEIGFIEYLSEGDHDWESLPDRIWSIDDDAERQAARRDAQTADYFLGGINAIAQTGELVAADRSGSRIGAYPFAASNVVIVSGVNKIVPTLEDALDRLESVAYPLENERAKEAYGVESAVAKQLIFRQELEEGRTTVVLVREQLGY, from the coding sequence ATGTCTCAGCAAAAGTCCGATTACATCGACGACACGGCAATCGAAAGCGAACTCGACGGCACGCCCGACGAGGGCGCCATCGAGACGACCGTCGAGAGCCTCGAAGCCAACGGGTTCGACGTCGTAGTCGTCGACACCGCCGAGGAGGCACTCGAAACGCTCCAGTCACACATCCCCAGCGGCGTCTCGGTGATGAACGGCCACTCGACGACGCTGGAGGAAATCGGGTTCATCGAGTACCTCTCAGAGGGAGACCACGACTGGGAGAGCCTGCCGGACCGGATTTGGAGCATCGACGACGACGCCGAACGACAGGCCGCTCGGCGTGACGCCCAGACTGCCGACTACTTCCTCGGCGGCATCAACGCCATCGCCCAGACCGGCGAGTTGGTCGCCGCTGACCGCTCGGGAAGCCGCATCGGTGCCTACCCCTTCGCCGCGAGCAACGTCGTCATCGTCAGCGGCGTGAACAAAATCGTCCCGACGCTCGAGGACGCACTGGACCGACTCGAATCCGTCGCCTACCCGCTGGAGAACGAACGCGCAAAGGAAGCCTACGGCGTCGAATCGGCCGTCGCGAAACAGCTCATCTTCCGGCAGGAGCTCGAAGAGGGCCGGACCACGGTCGTCCTCGTCCGCGAGCAGCTGGGGTACTAA
- a CDS encoding DUF5786 family protein codes for MGFGSYDESEQKDQNVETDDSEAVNVHEKDHDGDVNFEFDDEESLIDRLGEMKDDDEE; via the coding sequence ATGGGCTTCGGTAGTTACGATGAATCCGAACAGAAGGACCAGAACGTCGAGACCGACGATTCGGAAGCCGTCAACGTCCACGAGAAGGACCACGACGGCGACGTGAACTTCGAGTTCGACGACGAGGAGTCGCTCATCGACCGTCTCGGTGAGATGAAAGACGACGACGAGGAGTGA
- a CDS encoding MBL fold metallo-hydrolase produces the protein MNVQFLGGAGEVGRSAILVNDALLLDFGIKTDSPPQYPIGDIDPEAVVVSHGHLDHAGAVPSLLSGDSRPPTHWTPPTYELALTLARDTLKLHGGTPQCPFTEEDVRRVTEVSETHGYREAFEAAGHRIEFFNAGHIPGSAHVLVDDGETRLLYTGDFHTDSQRLVSPTTERPGADIVITESTYADVEHESRETVESRFVDSVRTTLWEGGTVVVPAFAIGRTQELMLVCAAHDIDCYVDGMGKEVTRLLRQYPEFLRDGEAMRKANSNARFVTGRDGQRKRIADQSTVIITTAGMLSGGPAMTYIPEIHANPVNKLCFSGYQVEGTPGREILETGSAELGGRHLQVSAQVESYDFSAHADRDGLRSFLEAYRETPLLVNHGDSCEWFAGQLESEGHEARAPELGETVEV, from the coding sequence GTGAACGTCCAGTTCCTCGGCGGCGCGGGCGAAGTCGGCCGCAGCGCGATTCTGGTCAACGACGCGCTGCTGTTGGATTTCGGCATCAAGACCGATTCCCCGCCGCAGTATCCAATCGGCGACATCGACCCCGAGGCGGTCGTCGTCAGCCACGGCCACCTCGACCACGCCGGGGCGGTGCCGTCGCTTCTGTCCGGCGATTCCCGCCCGCCGACTCACTGGACGCCGCCGACGTACGAACTCGCCCTGACGCTGGCCCGCGACACGCTGAAACTCCACGGCGGGACCCCACAGTGTCCCTTCACCGAGGAGGATGTCCGCCGCGTCACCGAAGTCTCCGAGACCCACGGCTACCGCGAGGCCTTCGAGGCGGCGGGCCACCGCATCGAGTTCTTCAACGCCGGCCACATTCCCGGTAGCGCACACGTCCTCGTGGACGACGGGGAGACGCGCTTGCTGTATACGGGCGATTTCCACACCGACTCGCAACGACTCGTCTCGCCGACGACCGAACGCCCCGGCGCCGACATCGTCATCACGGAATCGACCTACGCCGACGTGGAACACGAGTCCCGCGAGACGGTCGAATCCCGGTTCGTCGACAGCGTGCGGACGACGCTGTGGGAGGGTGGTACCGTCGTCGTCCCCGCCTTCGCCATCGGCCGGACCCAGGAACTCATGCTCGTCTGTGCGGCCCACGACATCGACTGCTACGTCGACGGGATGGGCAAGGAGGTGACGCGGCTCCTTCGACAGTATCCCGAGTTCCTCAGGGACGGCGAGGCGATGCGAAAGGCCAACTCCAACGCCCGGTTCGTGACGGGGCGGGACGGCCAACGAAAACGCATTGCCGACCAATCGACGGTCATCATCACGACGGCGGGGATGCTCTCGGGCGGGCCGGCGATGACCTACATCCCCGAAATTCACGCCAACCCCGTCAACAAACTCTGCTTTTCGGGGTATCAGGTCGAGGGGACGCCGGGTCGGGAGATACTGGAGACGGGTAGCGCCGAACTCGGCGGCCGGCACCTGCAGGTCAGCGCCCAAGTGGAATCCTACGACTTCTCCGCCCACGCCGACCGCGACGGCCTGCGGTCGTTTCTGGAGGCCTACCGCGAAACGCCGCTTTTGGTCAATCACGGCGACTCCTGTGAGTGGTTCGCCGGACAACTGGAATCGGAGGGCCACGAGGCGCGAGCGCCCGAGTTGGGCGAGACGGTTGAGGTGTGA
- a CDS encoding 5' nucleotidase, NT5C type: MTAHPLSPGSTLLVDLDGVVADQLPRLVTHLNEEFSLGVSPSDIDEWSYEHPAIDGHIGDVITELMTERPEWYFGGMDPTPGVADALGALREEYRVEIATHRVPETHDVSKAWLDEHGVPYDEFHEKVPRDKGAVPGDALIDDYHGNVANALDAGKAGFLMRQPYSDPAACDGAHVVDSWDDVRNLLGV; encoded by the coding sequence ATGACTGCCCATCCCCTCTCTCCCGGCTCGACGCTGCTCGTCGACCTCGACGGCGTTGTCGCCGACCAGCTCCCGCGGCTCGTGACACACCTCAACGAGGAGTTCTCCCTCGGCGTTTCTCCCTCTGACATCGACGAGTGGTCCTACGAGCACCCGGCCATCGACGGCCACATCGGGGATGTCATCACCGAGTTGATGACCGAGCGGCCGGAATGGTACTTCGGCGGGATGGACCCCACGCCCGGCGTCGCCGACGCCCTCGGGGCGCTCCGCGAGGAGTACCGCGTCGAAATCGCGACCCACCGGGTGCCCGAGACCCACGACGTCTCGAAGGCGTGGCTGGACGAACACGGCGTCCCCTACGACGAGTTCCACGAGAAAGTCCCCCGGGACAAGGGCGCGGTGCCGGGCGATGCGCTCATCGACGATTATCACGGTAACGTTGCCAATGCCCTCGACGCCGGCAAAGCGGGGTTCCTGATGCGACAACCGTACAGCGACCCCGCGGCCTGCGACGGCGCCCACGTCGTCGACTCGTGGGACGACGTTCGTAATCTCCTCGGCGTGTAG
- a CDS encoding aldo/keto reductase: MDTFDIGGELTVGRLGFGAMRITGEDIIGEPDDVEGAHDVLRRASDLVDLVDTADSYGPGVSERLIGETLAPYDDVVVATKGGLLRNTDGEWLPRGDPDYLRNAVLCSLDRLRVDEIDLYQFHRPDPEADFEESVATLAEMKDEGLIRHVGLSNVSVEQLETARDIVDIATVQNRYNVGYREESDVLEACTDYGIGFIPWYPLAANDLDSVDGIEEVADAHDATPQQIALAWLLERSPVVLPIPGTSSVAHLEENVAAADIELTPEEFEKLA; this comes from the coding sequence ATGGACACTTTCGATATCGGCGGCGAACTCACGGTCGGTCGACTCGGCTTCGGTGCAATGCGAATCACCGGCGAGGACATCATCGGCGAACCCGACGACGTAGAGGGCGCCCACGACGTACTTCGGCGAGCGAGCGACCTCGTCGACCTCGTCGACACCGCCGACTCCTACGGTCCCGGCGTCTCCGAACGGCTCATCGGCGAGACGCTCGCGCCCTACGATGACGTGGTGGTGGCGACGAAAGGCGGACTGCTCCGGAACACCGACGGCGAGTGGCTCCCGCGCGGCGATCCGGATTACCTCCGAAACGCCGTGCTGTGCAGTCTCGACCGCCTCCGCGTCGACGAAATCGACCTCTATCAGTTCCACCGTCCGGACCCCGAGGCCGACTTCGAGGAGAGCGTCGCGACGCTCGCCGAGATGAAAGACGAGGGATTGATTCGACACGTCGGCCTCTCGAACGTCAGCGTCGAGCAACTGGAGACCGCACGCGACATCGTCGACATCGCGACCGTCCAGAACCGCTACAACGTCGGCTACCGCGAGGAAAGCGACGTGCTCGAAGCCTGCACCGACTACGGCATCGGCTTCATTCCGTGGTACCCGCTTGCGGCCAACGACCTCGATTCCGTCGACGGAATCGAGGAGGTAGCCGACGCCCACGACGCGACGCCACAGCAAATCGCCTTGGCGTGGCTGCTCGAACGGTCGCCGGTCGTGTTGCCGATTCCGGGCACCTCAAGTGTCGCCCACCTCGAGGAGAACGTCGCCGCGGCGGACATCGAGTTGACGCCCGAGGAATTCGAGAAACTGGCCTGA
- a CDS encoding DUF6360 family protein yields MADRIMKVNAYTTLDLLDGEVEGHGFEEEAYAVVNVTSPRENPDHVSLQVELDNTQLEHLEAHAETVRLSAEEARTLAADLEKHAEKVETSEG; encoded by the coding sequence ATGGCCGACCGCATCATGAAGGTCAACGCGTACACGACGCTGGACCTCCTCGACGGCGAAGTCGAGGGACACGGCTTCGAGGAAGAGGCCTACGCCGTGGTGAACGTGACGAGTCCACGGGAGAACCCCGACCACGTCTCACTGCAGGTGGAGTTGGACAACACACAGTTAGAACACCTCGAAGCACACGCGGAGACGGTTCGACTCTCCGCCGAGGAGGCCCGGACGCTGGCGGCCGACCTCGAAAAACACGCCGAGAAGGTCGAGACAAGCGAGGGCTGA